One genomic window of Ktedonobacterales bacterium includes the following:
- a CDS encoding glycosyltransferase, with the protein MSGQPEGLSPYPLDLSPLLALSRGMFKEQETAPDASEYQLPNGHQPTIAAQEALICWNDYLVTGEEQHRMAFLAQAAWFLERATPFAEAVSGWPVLMRLSTLPEPVPLLSASTQGLALSVLVRAYRLTGDEAFWRVAQRAVRAFDLDIFDGGVSAPVGGEGIFFEEVAAYPAAHHLSVCVIALLGLYDYLAVADDTRVAELVHRCLAALSALTPAFDTGYWSRADLASRRLADPATHALHIALLKALARASGDDAWAALAARWAGYQHALHSRFHYFFARKASRVRQTFWFWLQRRFFPGAEGAGQQSTRKVCVPITAFPVAGGMRSVLAGVAQAMAGVWEIEYLAWRIGQDHEGMTIRSFGNAYTAYWQFPNVWFYVFAGWRRLLSLLRHGQRYHVILAQDGVFTGAYAALAARLAGVRVVCMDHGNITLPSSPIFRAERLKRSEAAPWRSRMLSRLRFACYWPSLRLLTRVATSATDFFLPAGDAVETAYRQGFGVSADRISRFPFLIDTERYAPCDGLERARRRKQLQLPADGIVIAMVNRLAPEKGIDVALQGISSALSRLPTTLGSRVRVVIAGDGPLRARIEEDIRRYQLESTCLLLGETTRDDVALLLSISDLFLFTAIRDINSVAVLEAMAAGLMVIASMVPPSKAALLTDGRGMAIPVGDAEAVSAALTEALRDLPTTREMGARARAYIEAHHRAEALRRCLLRATGWPLAVNDVHWRQRKDELIVEEVR; encoded by the coding sequence ATGAGCGGGCAACCTGAAGGACTCTCACCCTACCCTCTTGACCTCTCGCCTCTGTTGGCGTTGTCGCGTGGGATGTTCAAGGAGCAGGAAACGGCCCCTGATGCGTCAGAGTATCAATTGCCGAATGGTCATCAGCCGACCATCGCTGCCCAGGAGGCGCTTATTTGCTGGAACGACTATCTTGTCACAGGTGAAGAGCAGCATCGGATGGCTTTTCTGGCCCAGGCCGCGTGGTTTCTGGAGCGTGCAACACCTTTTGCCGAGGCTGTGTCTGGCTGGCCTGTTTTGATGCGGTTGTCCACGCTTCCTGAACCTGTGCCACTACTTTCCGCCTCCACACAGGGTCTGGCGCTCTCTGTGCTGGTGCGTGCTTACCGGCTGACGGGTGATGAAGCTTTTTGGCGCGTGGCTCAGCGCGCCGTTCGCGCCTTTGATCTGGATATTTTTGATGGTGGGGTGAGCGCGCCGGTTGGAGGTGAAGGCATCTTTTTTGAGGAGGTAGCCGCTTATCCGGCTGCGCATCATCTCAGTGTGTGCGTGATTGCGCTTCTAGGCTTATATGATTATCTGGCAGTGGCTGATGACACGCGAGTTGCTGAGCTTGTTCATCGCTGTCTTGCTGCGCTTTCCGCCCTGACGCCCGCGTTTGATACTGGCTACTGGTCGCGCGCGGATTTAGCCTCAAGACGGCTGGCTGACCCGGCCACGCACGCGCTGCACATTGCATTACTCAAGGCGCTGGCGCGCGCTTCGGGCGATGATGCCTGGGCAGCGCTGGCGGCGCGCTGGGCAGGATACCAACATGCTCTGCACTCTCGCTTCCACTATTTCTTCGCCCGCAAAGCGAGCCGCGTGCGACAAACATTCTGGTTCTGGCTTCAGCGCCGCTTCTTCCCTGGCGCTGAAGGCGCGGGGCAGCAAAGTACGCGAAAGGTCTGTGTACCCATCACGGCTTTCCCAGTAGCTGGCGGCATGCGCAGTGTCCTGGCCGGGGTGGCGCAGGCGATGGCTGGTGTGTGGGAGATTGAGTACCTGGCCTGGCGTATCGGGCAGGACCACGAAGGCATGACGATCCGCTCGTTTGGCAATGCCTATACCGCCTACTGGCAATTTCCTAACGTCTGGTTCTATGTCTTTGCTGGCTGGCGGCGGCTGCTTTCCTTGCTTCGTCACGGCCAACGCTATCATGTGATTCTGGCCCAAGATGGGGTCTTTACCGGCGCCTATGCGGCTCTGGCCGCCAGGCTGGCGGGCGTGCGAGTCGTGTGCATGGATCATGGCAATATCACCTTGCCCTCTAGCCCCATCTTTCGCGCTGAACGGCTGAAAAGGTCTGAGGCGGCGCCCTGGCGGTCCAGGATGCTTTCGCGTTTGCGGTTTGCCTGCTACTGGCCGTCACTCCGCCTCTTGACTCGTGTCGCCACCAGTGCTACAGATTTCTTTTTACCTGCTGGGGATGCCGTTGAGACAGCTTACCGTCAGGGGTTCGGCGTCTCCGCAGACCGGATCAGCCGCTTTCCTTTTCTGATTGATACGGAGCGTTATGCTCCCTGTGATGGGCTGGAGAGAGCCAGGCGACGGAAGCAGTTGCAGCTTCCTGCTGATGGCATCGTGATCGCTATGGTGAATCGGCTGGCGCCTGAAAAGGGTATTGATGTTGCGTTGCAAGGGATCAGCAGTGCGCTCAGCAGGCTTCCTACCACTCTTGGTTCCAGGGTGCGCGTAGTTATTGCCGGAGATGGACCATTGCGCGCGCGGATTGAGGAGGATATTCGCCGTTATCAACTGGAATCCACGTGCCTGCTGTTGGGCGAGACGACCAGAGATGATGTGGCGCTGCTCTTGAGCATCAGCGATCTTTTCCTTTTTACGGCCATCCGCGACATCAATTCAGTGGCTGTGCTTGAGGCAATGGCTGCGGGGCTGATGGTGATTGCTTCGATGGTTCCCCCTTCCAAGGCGGCGCTCCTTACGGACGGGCGTGGCATGGCGATTCCTGTTGGCGATGCCGAGGCGGTGAGCGCGGCTCTAACAGAAGCTCTGCGTGATCTGCCGACAACGCGGGAGATGGGGGCACGAGCGAGAGCGTATATCGAAGCGCACCATCGCGCTGAGGCACTCAGACGCTGCCTGCTGCGGGCCACTGGATGGCCTTTGGCGGTGAATGATGTCCATTGGAGACAGCGCAAAGATGAACTGATCGTTGAGGAGGTTAGATAA
- a CDS encoding acyltransferase: protein MNTIFIHPTADVAADAHVGEGTRIWNQAQIREGAQIGAECNIGKNAYIDFGVQIGNRVKIQNNVSVYHGVTVEDGVFIGPHVCFCNDMLPRAITPSGALKGQDDWEVGRVLVRTGASIGAGSIILPNVTIGSFALIGAGSVVTRSVPDQALMFGNPARLQGYVCRCARKLENLTQTPSGLTGICPSCQISYTLAAGEHR from the coding sequence GTGAACACGATCTTTATTCATCCAACCGCCGATGTCGCCGCCGATGCGCACGTTGGCGAGGGAACGCGCATCTGGAACCAGGCACAAATCCGAGAGGGCGCGCAGATTGGCGCTGAATGTAATATTGGCAAGAACGCCTATATAGACTTCGGTGTTCAGATCGGCAACCGCGTCAAGATTCAGAACAACGTCTCTGTGTATCATGGAGTGACGGTAGAAGATGGGGTTTTTATCGGGCCACACGTCTGCTTCTGCAACGATATGCTCCCACGAGCTATTACCCCATCAGGCGCGCTGAAGGGCCAGGATGATTGGGAAGTGGGGCGAGTGCTGGTACGCACTGGCGCGTCTATCGGGGCTGGCTCCATTATCCTACCCAATGTCACCATCGGTTCTTTCGCGCTCATTGGCGCTGGCTCTGTCGTGACCCGTTCGGTACCCGATCAGGCGCTGATGTTTGGCAATCCAGCGCGCCTGCAAGGGTATGTCTGCCGCTGCGCGCGCAAGCTGGAAAACCTCACGCAAACCCCTTCAGGGTTGACAGGCATCTGTCCGTCCTGCCAGATCAGCTACACGCTGGCAGCAGGAGAACATCGCTAG
- a CDS encoding DegT/DnrJ/EryC1/StrS family aminotransferase produces MIPIARPLLGAEELAAVSRVFTSGQLAQGQQVAEFEQRFAELCQVKEAIAVSSGTAALHLALLAHGIGPGDEVITSPFSFAATANTILLVGATPVFADIEPDTYNIDPALVEAAITPRTKAIMPVHLYGNPSDMDRLGELAARHHLILIEDACQAHAAAIRGKPVGSFGTGCFSFYATKNITTGEGGMITTNDPEIAEQVRLWRSHGQQHRYHHIAIGYNQRMTDIQAAIGLAQMEKLERWTEQRIANAATLTAQLREWVKTPVTRPGYRHVYHQYTIQVEGDRDAWIQALAERGIGTAVHYPCPIHQQPFYQEQGFHVSLPIAETAAKQILSLPIHPAVSEENLATIAQEVIRYVSEGGRDRRRVNGPEPSARPA; encoded by the coding sequence ATGATTCCAATCGCTCGCCCGCTCCTGGGCGCTGAAGAACTGGCTGCCGTCTCCAGGGTCTTTACCAGCGGGCAGCTCGCCCAGGGACAGCAAGTAGCAGAGTTCGAGCAGCGTTTCGCTGAACTCTGCCAGGTCAAAGAAGCCATTGCCGTCTCATCAGGGACAGCAGCTCTGCACCTGGCCTTGCTGGCGCATGGCATTGGCCCCGGGGATGAAGTAATAACCAGCCCCTTCAGTTTTGCGGCCACAGCCAACACCATTCTGCTCGTCGGCGCAACCCCCGTGTTTGCCGATATTGAGCCAGACACCTATAATATTGACCCGGCCCTCGTCGAAGCAGCCATCACCCCACGTACCAAAGCGATCATGCCAGTACACCTCTACGGGAACCCCAGCGATATGGACCGATTAGGGGAACTGGCCGCGCGGCATCATCTAATCTTGATTGAGGACGCCTGCCAGGCGCACGCGGCAGCGATTCGCGGAAAACCCGTTGGTAGTTTTGGCACTGGCTGTTTCTCCTTCTACGCCACCAAAAACATCACCACCGGGGAAGGCGGCATGATCACCACCAACGACCCGGAAATTGCCGAGCAAGTCCGACTCTGGCGCAGCCACGGGCAGCAGCATCGCTATCACCACATTGCCATTGGCTATAACCAGCGTATGACCGATATACAGGCCGCCATTGGCCTGGCGCAGATGGAGAAATTGGAGCGATGGACGGAGCAGCGCATTGCCAACGCCGCCACGCTGACAGCGCAATTGCGCGAATGGGTCAAGACGCCAGTAACTCGCCCCGGCTACCGCCATGTCTATCATCAGTACACCATTCAGGTGGAAGGCGACCGGGACGCCTGGATACAGGCGCTGGCCGAGCGCGGCATCGGCACAGCGGTTCATTATCCCTGCCCAATTCACCAGCAGCCTTTCTACCAGGAGCAGGGGTTCCACGTCTCTCTGCCGATTGCAGAAACCGCAGCAAAGCAGATACTCTCTCTGCCAATTCACCCCGCTGTGAGCGAGGAGAATCTGGCGACTATCGCACAAGAGGTGATCCGTTATGTCAGTGAAGGTGGCCGTGATCGGCGCAGGGTCAATGGGCCTGAACCATCTGCGCGTCCTGCGTGA
- a CDS encoding Gfo/Idh/MocA family oxidoreductase, which produces MSVKVAVIGAGSMGLNHLRVLRDFPEDVVELVGVAETHEPSLARAISRFHIAGFTDYHQMLNQVRPDLVSVVVPTNAHFEVAAAVLKAGCHVLIEKPITATSEEAIALLKLAAERDRKIAVGHVERFNPAVMELKRYIAAGNLGQIFTLHARRVGPFPPRIRDVGVILDLATHDLDVMRYLTNAEVEYVYAESQQRVHQTHEDLLLGLIRFSNRAIGVLDVNWLTPTKVRELSVTCERGMYLVNYLSQDLYFYENDYTTTTWDALRSITGVSEGTMTRLKVQKAEPLRREYEDIFAALRDDTEPTVSGKDGLAVLHLAHQFIKATQSREVIVCSTPIHS; this is translated from the coding sequence ATGTCAGTGAAGGTGGCCGTGATCGGCGCAGGGTCAATGGGCCTGAACCATCTGCGCGTCCTGCGTGATTTTCCCGAAGACGTAGTGGAATTGGTTGGCGTGGCCGAAACCCACGAGCCATCTCTGGCGCGGGCCATCAGTCGCTTCCACATTGCCGGTTTTACCGACTATCATCAGATGCTCAACCAGGTTCGCCCCGATCTGGTTTCGGTAGTCGTGCCAACCAATGCCCATTTTGAGGTGGCCGCTGCGGTGCTGAAGGCGGGCTGCCACGTCCTCATCGAAAAACCCATCACCGCTACCAGTGAGGAGGCTATCGCCCTGCTCAAGCTGGCAGCCGAGCGTGACCGCAAGATCGCCGTCGGCCACGTCGAACGGTTCAATCCCGCAGTCATGGAACTGAAACGCTACATCGCAGCAGGCAACCTGGGGCAGATATTCACGCTGCACGCGCGCCGCGTCGGCCCATTTCCCCCGCGTATTCGGGATGTGGGCGTCATTCTCGATCTGGCAACGCACGATCTGGATGTGATGCGCTATCTCACCAATGCCGAAGTAGAATACGTCTATGCCGAATCCCAGCAGCGCGTGCATCAAACGCACGAAGACCTGCTGCTGGGCCTGATCCGCTTCAGCAATCGCGCCATCGGCGTGCTGGATGTCAACTGGCTGACACCCACCAAGGTGCGCGAACTGAGCGTCACCTGCGAACGTGGCATGTATCTGGTCAACTATCTGAGTCAAGACCTTTATTTCTATGAGAACGACTATACAACAACGACCTGGGACGCGCTGCGCTCCATTACAGGAGTGAGTGAGGGAACCATGACGCGCCTGAAAGTCCAGAAGGCAGAACCACTGCGCCGGGAGTATGAAGACATCTTCGCAGCATTGCGTGACGACACCGAGCCAACCGTGAGCGGCAAGGATGGCCTGGCTGTCCTGCATCTGGCCCATCAGTTCATCAAGGCGACACAAAGTAGAGAGGTTATCGTATGCAGCACCCCCATCCATTCGTGA
- a CDS encoding nucleotide sugar dehydrogenase encodes MQHPHPFVTAPAQQSGTVAVVGLGKIGLPLAIQYIQHGRQVIGCDINPQVVEAINAGRCHVHEEPGLEDAVASAVAQGRLSATTDTASAARQAAVVVIIVPVIVNQGHAVDFRSIDIATQAVGSGLTSGTLVIYETTLPTGTTAGRLRTILEEQSGLKAGSDFLLAYSPERVSSGHISRDLATYPKVVGGVNEASRDAASAFYRSVLDAEVICMASTDEAEFVKLIETTYRDVNIALANEYARYADAHGLDAMAAISAANTQPYSHIHAPGVGVGGHCIPVYPYFLLSGATEGLALPRQARLINDGMADYAVERIETEIGSLAGQTVLILGVAYRGNVREVAFTSAKLLQQALVEHDARVLVEDPLFSEQELEALGYRPLRPEQRGEIHAIIVQAEHQVYHSLDFRQFPNCQLVLDGRRALKPEAITAAGMRYLSIGDGARPLITVR; translated from the coding sequence ATGCAGCACCCCCATCCATTCGTGACCGCGCCCGCTCAGCAGAGCGGAACAGTCGCAGTCGTTGGCCTTGGCAAGATTGGTTTGCCGCTTGCCATCCAATATATCCAGCATGGCCGCCAGGTCATTGGCTGCGACATCAATCCCCAGGTCGTTGAGGCCATCAATGCGGGGCGCTGTCATGTCCATGAAGAACCGGGGTTGGAAGACGCAGTTGCCAGCGCCGTTGCCCAGGGACGGCTCAGCGCGACAACGGACACTGCCTCGGCAGCGCGCCAGGCAGCGGTCGTCGTCATCATTGTGCCGGTGATCGTGAACCAGGGGCACGCGGTAGACTTCCGCAGCATTGACATTGCCACACAAGCAGTCGGATCAGGGCTGACATCAGGAACCCTCGTCATCTATGAGACCACCCTGCCCACCGGAACGACCGCTGGAAGGCTGCGCACGATTCTGGAAGAACAATCAGGGCTGAAAGCTGGCAGCGATTTCCTGCTGGCCTACAGCCCGGAGCGCGTCTCATCCGGCCACATTTCCCGTGATCTCGCTACCTATCCCAAGGTCGTTGGAGGCGTGAACGAGGCGAGCAGAGACGCCGCCAGCGCCTTCTATCGCTCGGTGCTTGATGCTGAAGTCATCTGTATGGCAAGCACTGACGAGGCCGAATTCGTCAAACTCATCGAGACGACCTACCGCGACGTGAACATCGCGCTCGCCAATGAATACGCCCGCTATGCAGACGCGCATGGCCTGGATGCTATGGCGGCCATTAGCGCCGCCAACACCCAGCCGTACTCCCATATTCATGCCCCAGGCGTCGGAGTGGGCGGGCATTGCATTCCGGTCTACCCGTATTTCCTCCTGAGCGGGGCTACAGAAGGGCTGGCGCTCCCCCGCCAGGCACGCCTCATCAATGACGGGATGGCCGACTATGCTGTCGAACGTATCGAAACCGAGATTGGTTCGCTGGCGGGGCAAACCGTTTTGATCCTGGGGGTCGCCTATCGTGGCAACGTCCGCGAAGTAGCCTTTACCAGCGCAAAATTGTTGCAGCAGGCGCTGGTCGAACACGATGCCAGGGTTCTTGTTGAAGACCCACTCTTTAGCGAACAAGAGCTAGAAGCATTGGGCTACAGGCCGCTCAGGCCAGAGCAGCGTGGGGAGATACACGCCATCATCGTGCAGGCCGAACATCAGGTCTACCACTCGCTGGATTTCCGCCAGTTTCCCAATTGCCAGCTTGTGCTTGATGGGCGGCGGGCATTGAAGCCAGAAGCCATCACAGCAGCGGGCATGCGTTATCTCTCCATCGGAGATGGCGCCAGGCCGCTCATCACGGTACGATAG
- the wecB gene encoding UDP-N-acetylglucosamine 2-epimerase (non-hydrolyzing), translated as MRFVSIVGARPQFIKLAPVSRALRLRHDELIIHTGQHYDAGLSSQFFEELTIPTPDYHLGIGSASHGAQTGRMLEGIEEVLLKERPDGVIVFGDTNSTLAGALAAAKLHIPVAHVEAGLRSFNREMPEEINRVLTDHASTWLFCPTETARQHLLHEGIAEGVAVVGDVMYDVLRQVQPKLVGRAHSILSALGIEPQSYLLLTIHRPANTDDPARLGQIAQAISGLGRPVIFPVHPRTRRFMKEYHLTWSDQVRLIEPVGHLDMLALVQAAYHVATDSGGLQKEAFLLGAPCVTLRDETEWPETLEGGWNRLVGSHREAIIEAINRPQPEPLHRQPFGEGDAALRIAGLLHN; from the coding sequence ATGCGCTTTGTTTCTATCGTTGGAGCACGACCCCAATTTATCAAACTGGCTCCGGTGAGCCGCGCTTTGCGACTCCGACACGATGAACTGATTATTCACACCGGCCAGCACTACGACGCGGGCCTTTCCTCCCAGTTCTTTGAGGAACTCACCATTCCCACGCCCGATTACCACCTGGGCATTGGTTCGGCGTCTCACGGCGCGCAGACCGGGCGCATGCTGGAAGGTATTGAGGAAGTGCTCCTGAAAGAGCGGCCTGACGGAGTGATCGTCTTTGGCGATACCAACTCCACCCTGGCAGGCGCGCTGGCCGCAGCCAAGCTCCATATTCCAGTGGCTCATGTGGAAGCGGGCCTGCGCAGCTTTAACCGCGAAATGCCAGAGGAGATCAATCGTGTCCTGACGGATCACGCCTCAACCTGGCTGTTTTGCCCGACTGAAACAGCACGCCAGCACCTCTTGCATGAGGGCATAGCTGAAGGGGTAGCAGTGGTGGGGGATGTGATGTACGATGTGCTGCGCCAGGTCCAGCCAAAGCTGGTCGGGCGCGCTCACTCGATTCTCTCCGCGCTTGGCATTGAGCCGCAGAGCTATCTGCTGTTGACCATCCATCGCCCGGCAAACACCGATGATCCTGCCCGGTTAGGGCAAATCGCCCAGGCCATCAGCGGCCTGGGCAGGCCGGTTATCTTCCCAGTACACCCGCGCACTCGGAGATTTATGAAAGAGTACCATCTGACCTGGAGCGACCAGGTCCGTCTGATCGAGCCGGTAGGCCACCTGGATATGCTCGCCTTGGTGCAGGCCGCCTACCATGTGGCTACTGATTCTGGCGGCCTGCAAAAAGAGGCGTTTCTTCTTGGCGCTCCCTGCGTAACTCTGCGCGACGAAACAGAATGGCCGGAAACGCTGGAAGGTGGTTGGAATCGGCTGGTTGGGAGCCATCGTGAAGCCATCATCGAGGCCATTAATCGCCCACAGCCTGAGCCACTCCACCGACAGCCCTTCGGGGAAGGCGACGCGGCGCTGCGCATCGCAGGATTACTGCATAACTGA
- a CDS encoding O-antigen ligase family protein has protein sequence MALYLADGVRRSGSLAFFIGLGLCLSFALFFFWPHPPASLLFLVVAAALASIRLEIAIALLPLTFPYDNYLLPLSASGYPQFYLAELGVIICLGAALLRHALLPAERQATRVWLGKLWRQAHPFLTPAVLLLLGASLALLVSPVQHLSLRAYREEILEPLVYFLLMLRYLRTRSDLARTVGALILSALLVACIGIAQGFIQVRGLSDILNPGAFRIRGSTNGPNNLGFLLDRAIPLLLALAFVGALRQGRGKGRHPTQEAGSQQPAWCDPLRWVCLGLLLPLVWALYWSDSHGAEIALLMVAFCFFAFEVRSKLVILVTGGAGILGIVLFWPRIVALLNSGAHGKFWERLTIWKAAVLMIRDHMLLGIGPDSFKTLYQPSAPNSYLLQALDDQRSAAPIATISHPHNFILDFWLSAGLLGVVAIFWLLGAFAVVVVRTYRRCAALPQGRLPQYLVLGIAGCMAASVIHGLVDKMYFLPDLALSFWFFLGVLLVLRTIAEQESAALRQETRKPGEEVSVMQ, from the coding sequence ATGGCTCTGTATCTCGCTGATGGAGTGCGTCGCTCTGGTTCATTGGCCTTTTTCATTGGGCTGGGACTCTGCCTCTCATTTGCCCTCTTCTTCTTCTGGCCCCATCCACCGGCCTCATTGCTGTTCCTGGTGGTGGCCGCAGCCCTTGCCTCTATCCGCCTGGAGATTGCCATTGCGCTCCTGCCGCTGACCTTCCCTTATGATAACTATCTCCTGCCGCTCAGCGCCAGCGGCTACCCGCAATTCTACCTCGCTGAACTGGGTGTGATCATCTGCCTGGGAGCAGCCCTGCTCCGCCATGCCCTGCTGCCTGCTGAGCGGCAGGCGACCCGCGTCTGGCTGGGGAAGCTCTGGCGACAAGCGCATCCGTTCCTGACACCGGCGGTGCTGCTGCTGCTGGGTGCTTCCCTGGCGCTGCTGGTCTCCCCGGTTCAGCACCTGAGCCTGCGGGCGTACCGCGAGGAAATCCTTGAACCGCTCGTGTATTTTCTGCTGATGCTGCGCTATCTGCGGACCCGCAGCGATCTGGCGCGGACGGTGGGCGCGTTGATCCTCTCGGCACTGCTAGTCGCCTGTATCGGCATCGCTCAGGGATTTATTCAGGTGAGGGGCTTAAGCGACATCCTCAATCCTGGCGCGTTCCGCATCAGAGGCTCCACTAATGGCCCCAATAATCTTGGTTTTCTCCTGGACCGCGCGATCCCTCTCTTGCTGGCGCTGGCGTTCGTAGGGGCGCTGCGCCAGGGGAGGGGGAAAGGGCGCCATCCGACGCAAGAGGCTGGCTCCCAACAGCCAGCCTGGTGCGACCCGCTGCGCTGGGTCTGCCTGGGGCTGCTGCTGCCGCTGGTGTGGGCGCTCTATTGGAGCGATTCGCATGGCGCAGAGATCGCGCTCCTGATGGTGGCTTTCTGCTTCTTTGCCTTCGAGGTGCGCAGCAAGCTGGTGATTCTGGTGACAGGAGGGGCGGGCATCCTGGGGATCGTGCTCTTCTGGCCCCGCATCGTCGCACTCTTGAACAGCGGCGCGCATGGCAAATTCTGGGAGCGGCTCACCATTTGGAAAGCCGCTGTGTTGATGATACGAGATCATATGCTGCTGGGTATCGGTCCTGACAGCTTTAAAACCCTTTATCAGCCATCAGCGCCCAATTCCTATCTCCTCCAGGCGCTCGATGACCAGAGATCCGCTGCCCCGATTGCCACTATATCGCACCCGCACAACTTCATCCTGGACTTCTGGCTGAGCGCCGGGCTGCTGGGGGTGGTCGCCATCTTCTGGCTGCTGGGCGCCTTTGCTGTGGTGGTTGTGCGTACCTATCGTCGCTGTGCCGCGCTGCCGCAGGGGCGGCTACCCCAGTATCTCGTGTTGGGGATCGCTGGATGTATGGCGGCGAGTGTGATACATGGACTGGTTGATAAAATGTATTTTTTGCCTGATCTGGCGTTGAGTTTCTGGTTCTTCCTGGGAGTGCTGCTGGTGCTGCGAACGATAGCCGAGCAGGAGTCTGCTGCCCTGCGCCAGGAGACGAGGAAGCCTGGCGAAGAAGTATCAGTTATGCAGTAA
- a CDS encoding glycosyltransferase family 2 protein, whose amino-acid sequence MEVSVIIPVYNEKATIQRVIEMVQQTPYSKEIIIVDDCSTDGTRAILEQSAWPENVHIYYHAKNMGKGAGVRTGVQHATKEVIVIQDADLEYDPKDLDVVLKPIMDGKADVVYGSRFLGIHRAFLFWHYMGNKLLTFIANLLYNNMLTDMETGYKAFRAPILKSITIRSNRFDFEPEITAKVLKRQYRIYEVPIYYSGRDFDEGKKATWRDAFPALWALIKYRFVD is encoded by the coding sequence ATGGAAGTCTCAGTTATCATCCCGGTCTATAATGAGAAGGCTACCATTCAGCGAGTCATCGAGATGGTCCAGCAAACCCCCTACTCCAAAGAGATCATCATCGTTGATGATTGCTCCACCGATGGGACACGGGCTATTCTTGAGCAAAGCGCATGGCCGGAGAACGTCCATATTTACTATCACGCAAAGAATATGGGGAAAGGCGCCGGTGTCCGTACCGGCGTGCAGCACGCGACCAAAGAGGTCATTGTCATCCAGGATGCCGACCTGGAGTACGACCCCAAAGATTTGGATGTGGTCCTCAAGCCCATCATGGATGGCAAAGCTGATGTAGTCTATGGCTCGCGCTTTCTCGGCATCCATCGAGCATTTCTCTTCTGGCACTACATGGGCAACAAACTCCTCACCTTCATCGCTAATCTTCTGTACAACAATATGCTTACCGATATGGAGACGGGGTATAAAGCCTTCCGCGCGCCGATTCTCAAAAGCATCACTATCCGTTCCAATCGCTTTGATTTTGAGCCAGAGATCACGGCGAAGGTCTTGAAACGCCAGTATCGCATCTATGAAGTACCGATCTATTACTCTGGTCGTGATTTTGATGAAGGAAAAAAGGCCACCTGGCGTGACGCCTTTCCCGCGCTGTGGGCGCTGATCAAGTATCGCTTTGTAGATTGA